From the genome of Myxococcus stipitatus, one region includes:
- a CDS encoding zf-TFIIB domain-containing protein, translating to MSIQCPICPQPAPTLRVIEMRGVQVDTCERCYGHWLAAGELDRLAPGWKTEALLTAMHTASRRCRHARHHVPPDRVSCGLCGVAAARCPCCGEFLSKVATEVCAVDFCGKCHGMWLDANELRALMEWHRKSRRPLAVGAAVAGTAAAALATAALADAAAGTPAERSRVADALAQVADRAGDAADAVEVMVEGAEWVDISSVGESLSAAVEAAAEGGAAVGEAVGVVLEAVAGLFH from the coding sequence ATGAGCATCCAGTGCCCCATCTGCCCACAACCTGCGCCCACGCTGCGCGTCATCGAGATGCGCGGGGTCCAGGTAGACACCTGCGAACGTTGTTATGGCCACTGGCTGGCCGCGGGGGAGTTGGACCGGCTGGCGCCGGGATGGAAGACGGAGGCGCTGCTGACGGCGATGCACACGGCGTCGCGTCGCTGTCGACACGCGCGACACCACGTCCCGCCGGACCGCGTGTCATGCGGGCTGTGTGGCGTGGCCGCCGCGCGCTGTCCGTGTTGCGGTGAGTTCCTCTCGAAGGTCGCCACGGAGGTGTGCGCGGTGGACTTCTGCGGGAAGTGCCATGGGATGTGGCTCGACGCGAACGAGCTGCGGGCACTGATGGAGTGGCACCGCAAGTCCAGGCGTCCGCTCGCGGTGGGCGCGGCGGTTGCGGGCACCGCGGCGGCGGCGCTGGCGACAGCGGCCCTGGCGGACGCGGCGGCGGGGACGCCGGCCGAACGCTCCCGGGTCGCGGATGCCCTCGCCCAGGTCGCGGACCGGGCGGGTGACGCGGCGGACGCGGTGGAGGTCATGGTGGAGGGTGCGGAGTGGGTGGACATCTCCAGCGTGGGGGAAAGCCTGAGCGCCGCGGTGGAGGCCGCGGCCGAGGGTGGCGCCGCGGTGGGAGAAGCCGTGGGCGTAGTCCTGGAAGCGGTGGCGGGGCTGTTCCACTGA
- a CDS encoding galactose oxidase-like domain-containing protein produces MKRCHVLACPRVFGAWLSALCLLVAPVAWSQPASTTGLWSPVMHWPISATHASLLPDGTVMFFGEFEEGMLPPMRWDPDTDELTELPHPGYNIFCSGHSFLADGRLLVTGGHVESHVGLADASLFDPFTASWVRLPEMNAGRWYPTNTTLSNGDVLVLSGEVNGSGDINQVPQRYLADSQMWRTFDGATRDLPYYPRMFLAPDGRLFFASPWRGALWFDPEGEGAWTKGPSSNFGGRSYGPAVYMDGKVLIIGGGDPPTDTVEEIDLTAATPRWRHVARMSIRRRQHNATLLPDGSVLVTGGSSSSGFDTAAGRVSHAETWTPATNTWKRLADSAGYRGYHSIALLLPDGRVLTAGGRHDHTAEVFAPPYLFKGPRPVLTSAPDTVTPGTTFDVATPDASRVSRVTLIALGSVTHAFDQNQRLLTLEFTRGEGTLELRAPTTNHHAPPGYYQLFLVDAAGVPSVGHMVRVLTR; encoded by the coding sequence ATGAAACGGTGTCATGTCCTCGCCTGCCCCCGCGTGTTCGGCGCGTGGCTGTCCGCGCTGTGCCTGCTCGTCGCCCCCGTGGCCTGGAGCCAGCCCGCATCGACCACGGGCCTGTGGTCCCCCGTCATGCACTGGCCCATCTCCGCCACCCACGCCAGCCTGCTCCCGGACGGCACGGTGATGTTCTTCGGCGAGTTCGAGGAGGGGATGCTTCCGCCCATGCGTTGGGACCCGGACACCGACGAGCTCACCGAGCTGCCGCACCCGGGCTACAACATCTTCTGCTCCGGACACTCCTTCCTCGCGGACGGTCGACTGCTCGTCACTGGAGGCCACGTGGAGAGTCACGTGGGCCTGGCCGACGCGAGCCTCTTCGACCCGTTCACCGCCTCGTGGGTGCGCCTGCCGGAGATGAACGCCGGGCGCTGGTACCCCACCAACACCACGCTCTCCAACGGGGACGTCCTCGTGCTCTCCGGAGAGGTCAACGGCTCGGGCGACATCAACCAGGTGCCCCAGCGCTACCTCGCGGACAGCCAGATGTGGCGGACCTTCGACGGCGCGACGCGGGACCTCCCCTACTACCCGCGCATGTTCCTGGCGCCCGACGGCCGGCTCTTCTTCGCCTCACCATGGCGGGGCGCGCTGTGGTTCGACCCGGAGGGCGAGGGCGCGTGGACCAAGGGCCCCAGCAGCAACTTCGGTGGCCGCAGCTACGGCCCCGCCGTGTACATGGACGGCAAGGTGCTCATCATCGGTGGCGGCGACCCGCCCACCGACACCGTCGAGGAGATCGACCTCACCGCCGCCACGCCGCGCTGGCGGCATGTCGCGAGGATGAGCATCCGCCGGCGCCAGCACAACGCGACGCTGCTGCCGGACGGGTCGGTGCTCGTCACCGGCGGCAGCAGCAGCAGCGGCTTCGACACCGCCGCGGGCCGCGTCTCGCACGCGGAGACCTGGACGCCCGCCACCAACACCTGGAAGCGGCTGGCGGACAGCGCGGGCTACCGGGGCTACCACTCCATCGCCCTGCTCCTGCCCGACGGGCGCGTGCTCACCGCGGGCGGACGCCATGACCACACCGCCGAGGTCTTCGCGCCGCCGTACCTCTTCAAGGGCCCCCGCCCCGTGCTCACGAGCGCGCCGGACACGGTGACTCCTGGCACGACGTTCGACGTCGCCACCCCCGACGCGAGCCGCGTCTCCCGCGTGACGCTCATCGCCCTGGGCTCGGTGACACACGCCTTCGACCAGAACCAGCGGCTGCTCACACTGGAGTTCACCCGGGGCGAGGGGACGCTGGAGCTGCGCGCGCCCACGACGAACCACCACGCCCCGCCCGGCTACTACCAGCTCTTCCTCGTGGACGCGGCCGGCGTCCCCTCCGTCGGCCACATGGTGCGCGTCCTCACGCGCTGA
- a CDS encoding ELWxxDGT repeat protein: MRRWSAAMVMTVPWLVGCPYVPEAEEVSARGMVHWEVCSADAVALGATAVELSEDSRSMARAPWGLLFVGEGPGLGREPWVSSGSQGMGTFPLKELFPGPEGSDPMELTRVGERVFFAATDPVHGRELYVSDGSAEGTLLVADLWPGEESSFPQGLTALGGRLYFAAGDPDHGRELWGTDGTEEGTTLVADLDEGPEDSSPDQLVPGGDGALYFVAQDRGFSTRLMRLEVLTRVVTEVFRIPSERGVQGRPTYVGGRLYFVAGGGHGEPVALMVTKSGGAPMVLGRFDEVRSMVGMRGRLYFTAAEWGRHGDVEPWVSDGSTVGTRRVKDVRPGPMGSMPEQLVVLGSQLFFVADDGVHGAEPWVSDGTEEGTALYEDVAPGARGSAPRSLTVEQGLLFFGADTGEDSRAPWVANGLPGGAASLGYLVPGEEAADPRGFIRSGWDLFFTATDAKGLRQLHALPFRPEPACGPSAL, encoded by the coding sequence ATGCGCAGGTGGTCAGCCGCCATGGTGATGACGGTGCCGTGGCTCGTGGGTTGTCCGTATGTCCCCGAGGCGGAGGAGGTCTCCGCGCGGGGCATGGTGCACTGGGAGGTTTGCTCGGCGGACGCGGTGGCGCTGGGAGCGACGGCGGTCGAGCTCTCGGAGGACTCGCGCTCCATGGCCCGGGCGCCGTGGGGGCTGTTGTTCGTGGGGGAAGGTCCCGGCCTGGGCCGCGAGCCGTGGGTGAGCAGCGGGAGCCAGGGGATGGGCACGTTCCCGCTGAAGGAGCTGTTCCCGGGGCCGGAGGGCTCGGACCCGATGGAGCTCACCCGCGTCGGCGAGCGGGTCTTCTTCGCCGCCACCGATCCCGTCCACGGGCGTGAGCTGTACGTGAGCGACGGCAGCGCGGAGGGCACGCTGCTGGTGGCGGACCTGTGGCCTGGCGAGGAGAGCTCGTTCCCGCAGGGGCTCACCGCGCTCGGCGGGCGGCTCTACTTCGCCGCGGGCGACCCGGACCATGGCCGCGAGCTGTGGGGCACCGACGGGACCGAGGAGGGCACCACCCTGGTGGCGGACCTGGACGAGGGGCCCGAGGACTCCTCCCCCGACCAGCTCGTCCCAGGTGGAGATGGCGCGCTCTACTTCGTGGCGCAGGACCGCGGCTTCTCCACGCGGTTGATGCGCCTGGAGGTGCTCACGCGCGTCGTCACCGAGGTGTTCCGTATCCCGAGCGAGCGCGGCGTCCAGGGACGGCCGACCTACGTGGGGGGCCGGCTGTACTTCGTGGCGGGCGGCGGGCACGGCGAGCCCGTGGCGCTGATGGTGACGAAGAGCGGCGGGGCTCCGATGGTGCTGGGGCGCTTCGACGAGGTGCGTTCGATGGTGGGGATGCGCGGGCGGCTCTACTTCACCGCGGCGGAGTGGGGGCGCCACGGGGACGTGGAGCCGTGGGTGAGCGATGGCTCGACGGTGGGCACCCGGAGGGTCAAGGACGTGCGGCCCGGCCCCATGGGCTCCATGCCGGAGCAGCTGGTGGTGCTGGGCAGCCAGCTCTTCTTCGTCGCGGACGACGGTGTCCATGGCGCGGAGCCCTGGGTGAGCGACGGCACGGAGGAGGGGACGGCGCTCTACGAGGACGTGGCGCCCGGCGCGCGGGGGTCGGCGCCGCGCTCGCTGACCGTCGAACAGGGGCTGCTCTTCTTCGGCGCGGACACAGGCGAGGACTCGCGGGCGCCGTGGGTGGCCAACGGGTTGCCCGGAGGGGCCGCGTCGCTCGGCTACCTGGTGCCCGGCGAGGAAGCGGCGGACCCGCGCGGCTTCATCCGCTCCGGGTGGGACCTCTTCTTCACCGCGACGGACGCGAAGGGCCTGCGCCAGCTCCACGCGCTGCCCTTCCGCCCCGAGCCGGCGTGCGGTCCCAGCGCCCTCTGA
- a CDS encoding glucose 1-dehydrogenase, producing MKRVEGKVALVTGAAGGLGSAAARMLAREGARVVVTDRPGRDEDGRAVAASLGEGQGLFVPLDVTRDADWTKAMDATLERFGRLDVLVNNAGMGIPKDIESLSLEEWRLVHAVNLDGAFLGCKHAIRVMRQCGAKGSIINVSSVAGLVGVPTLIAYGSAKGAVRMFTKSVALHCAAKGYGIRCNSIHPTFVDTPMVQALVNSSDRPDKARANLVRSIPLGHLGEPDDVANAIVYLASEESKLMTGAELVLDGGATAQ from the coding sequence ATGAAGCGAGTGGAAGGCAAGGTGGCACTGGTCACGGGCGCGGCGGGTGGGCTGGGCAGCGCGGCGGCGCGGATGCTGGCGCGCGAGGGCGCCCGGGTGGTGGTGACGGACCGTCCGGGGCGCGACGAGGACGGGCGCGCGGTGGCGGCGTCGCTGGGCGAGGGACAGGGCCTGTTCGTCCCGCTCGACGTCACCCGCGACGCGGACTGGACGAAGGCGATGGACGCGACGCTGGAGCGCTTCGGCCGGCTGGACGTGCTCGTCAACAACGCGGGCATGGGCATCCCCAAGGACATCGAGTCGCTCAGCCTGGAGGAGTGGCGGCTGGTCCACGCGGTGAACCTGGACGGCGCCTTCCTGGGCTGCAAGCACGCCATCCGCGTCATGCGGCAGTGCGGCGCGAAGGGCTCCATCATCAACGTGTCCTCCGTGGCGGGGCTCGTCGGCGTGCCCACGCTGATTGCATACGGCTCCGCCAAGGGCGCGGTACGCATGTTCACCAAGTCGGTGGCCCTGCACTGCGCGGCGAAGGGCTACGGCATCCGCTGCAACTCCATCCACCCCACCTTCGTGGACACGCCCATGGTGCAGGCGCTGGTGAACTCCAGCGACAGGCCGGACAAGGCCCGCGCCAACCTGGTGCGCTCCATCCCCCTGGGGCACCTGGGCGAGCCCGACGACGTCGCCAACGCCATCGTCTACCTCGCCTCGGAGGAGTCGAAGCTGATGACGGGCGCGGAGCTGGTGCTCGACGGCGGCGCCACCGCGCAGTAG
- a CDS encoding zinc-dependent alcohol dehydrogenase family protein — protein MKAVRFSSFGHPLKVAEVVEEPDVALQPGEARLEVLATPINPSDLLTLSGQYGSLPKLPAVPGNEGVGRVVEVKDASAVRVGDVVFLPLGGGTWRTRMVVPAEGLVPVPPGMDLKQAAMMFINPPTADIMLREFVALQPGDWVLQNAANSGVGRYLISLAKLAGYKTLNVVRREELAKELTELGADVVLTDTDDLPERVRAATGGAKVRLAIDAVGGDSTRRLGDSLATGGTVVNYGVMSGKGPKLSAAASIFKDITLRGFWLVLWMKRSPREKQAETFARLAKLVAQGTLRTPVEGTFALDQVNEALARAMEGGRAGKVLFTPNGPL, from the coding sequence ATGAAAGCGGTTCGCTTTTCGAGCTTCGGACACCCGCTGAAGGTGGCGGAGGTGGTGGAGGAACCCGACGTCGCGCTGCAGCCGGGCGAGGCGCGGCTGGAGGTGCTCGCCACCCCCATCAACCCGTCCGACCTGCTCACCCTCTCCGGACAGTACGGCTCGCTGCCCAAGCTGCCGGCGGTGCCGGGCAACGAGGGCGTGGGCCGGGTGGTGGAGGTGAAGGACGCGTCCGCGGTGCGCGTGGGGGATGTCGTCTTCCTTCCACTGGGCGGAGGGACGTGGCGCACCCGGATGGTCGTCCCCGCGGAGGGGCTGGTGCCGGTGCCGCCGGGCATGGACCTGAAGCAGGCGGCGATGATGTTCATCAATCCCCCCACCGCGGACATCATGCTGCGCGAGTTCGTCGCGCTGCAGCCCGGGGACTGGGTGCTGCAGAACGCGGCCAACTCCGGCGTGGGGCGCTACCTCATCTCCCTGGCGAAGCTGGCCGGCTACAAGACGCTGAACGTGGTGCGCCGCGAGGAGCTGGCGAAGGAGCTGACGGAGCTGGGCGCGGACGTGGTGCTCACGGACACGGACGACCTGCCGGAGCGCGTGCGCGCGGCGACGGGCGGCGCGAAGGTGCGGCTGGCCATCGACGCGGTGGGCGGAGACTCCACGCGGCGGCTGGGTGACTCGCTCGCCACGGGCGGCACGGTGGTGAACTACGGCGTGATGAGCGGCAAGGGCCCCAAGCTGTCGGCGGCGGCGTCCATCTTCAAGGACATCACCCTGCGCGGCTTCTGGCTGGTGCTGTGGATGAAGCGCTCGCCGCGCGAGAAGCAGGCGGAGACGTTCGCCCGGCTGGCGAAGCTGGTGGCGCAGGGCACGCTGCGCACGCCCGTGGAGGGCACCTTCGCGCTGGACCAGGTGAACGAGGCGCTCGCGCGCGCCATGGAGGGCGGGCGCGCCGGCAAGGTGCTCTTCACCCCCAACGGTCCCCTCTGA
- a CDS encoding lysylphosphatidylglycerol synthase domain-containing protein encodes MGNARGEAVLVRPVGVAVAARPARVPWRRKVVGLMRPLFAVAGLGMLALLVRKVGPRELGDVLLDAAPWLPWVALLEVGRQGMDALATRSAYGPSADQVPMRELMRAQLIGTAVSSMAPAGRAAAEATKAALLAPYLGGARATAAAATSQSASLAAGGLISFPCAAASFLLTGWSAFTLAMLGHGVVLVLACAGVRACMRARRPCDWLASRSARWSQHTAQFRASACHGPLLPRGPMLAFLGSRMLQVVQYGVLTHAVGIDTSAVQALFSQGLYLCALAVGSLVPGQVGVSDGAFALAAGVLDTTAARAMSVALLNHLVQLVFVAAGALTPLVWRVRVPVPSVPAPACR; translated from the coding sequence GTGGGCAACGCGCGCGGGGAGGCGGTCCTGGTTCGGCCGGTGGGCGTCGCGGTGGCGGCTCGCCCGGCGCGCGTCCCCTGGCGGCGCAAGGTGGTGGGGCTGATGCGGCCCCTGTTCGCGGTGGCCGGGCTGGGCATGCTGGCGCTGCTGGTACGCAAGGTGGGGCCTCGCGAGCTGGGGGACGTGCTGCTCGACGCCGCGCCCTGGCTGCCCTGGGTGGCCCTGCTGGAGGTGGGGCGCCAGGGCATGGACGCCCTGGCCACGCGCAGCGCCTACGGGCCGAGCGCGGACCAGGTCCCCATGCGCGAGCTGATGCGCGCGCAGCTCATCGGCACGGCCGTATCCAGCATGGCGCCCGCCGGCCGCGCCGCGGCGGAGGCCACCAAGGCCGCGCTGCTGGCGCCCTACCTGGGCGGCGCCCGCGCGACGGCGGCCGCGGCCACGTCGCAGTCGGCGTCGCTCGCGGCCGGTGGCCTCATCTCGTTCCCCTGCGCGGCCGCCTCCTTCCTGCTGACGGGCTGGTCTGCCTTCACCCTGGCGATGCTCGGCCACGGCGTGGTGCTGGTGCTGGCGTGCGCCGGCGTCCGCGCGTGCATGCGCGCCCGGCGGCCCTGTGATTGGCTGGCGAGTCGCTCCGCGCGCTGGAGTCAGCACACCGCGCAGTTCCGCGCCTCCGCGTGCCACGGTCCGCTGCTGCCCCGGGGGCCCATGCTGGCCTTCCTCGGCAGCCGCATGCTCCAGGTGGTCCAGTACGGCGTGCTCACGCACGCGGTGGGCATCGATACCTCGGCGGTGCAGGCCCTCTTCTCACAGGGCCTCTACCTGTGCGCGCTGGCCGTGGGCTCGCTGGTGCCGGGACAGGTGGGGGTGAGCGACGGGGCCTTCGCGCTGGCGGCGGGCGTGCTGGACACGACCGCCGCGCGGGCGATGTCGGTGGCGCTGCTGAACCACCTGGTGCAGCTCGTCTTCGTCGCGGCCGGCGCCCTCACGCCGCTGGTATGGCGGGTGCGGGTGCCAGTGCCTTCCGTACCCGCACCGGCGTGCCGTTGA
- a CDS encoding molybdopterin oxidoreductase family protein: MSATTSRVHFRTCNLCEAMCGLRIELEGERITAIRGDDEDPFSRGHVCPKALALKDLHEDPDRLRHPLRRTATGWERVSWDSALDEAARRLHEVQRRYGRNSVASYLGNPNVHNLGSMLFGPQLVRALRSRNRFSATSVDQLPHQLVSYFMFGHQLLVPIPDLDRTRFMLVMGANPLASNGSLMSAPDVRARLRAIQQRGGRLVVVDPRRTETAAIADAHLFIRPGTDALALLALLHVVLLESPPRPGPLDAHLDGLEAVRAVAREFPPERVAGTTGIAADALRQLARDFLAADGAVCYGRMGLSTQPFGSLCQWLINVLNAVTGNLDREGGAMFTQPAFDIVGGPKALGISRGSFGRWKSRVRGLPEFAGELPVAVLAEEMLTPGEERVRALVTVAGNPVLSTPNGPQLERALEGLDFMVSIDPYLNETTRHAHLILPPVSALERPHYDVALHALAVRNTARYAPALFEPGKDARHDWEIALALQHRLDTLNRGRPSVRATLKHQAMKRLGLERVLDLGLRLGPHGAGFHPLKQGLTLAKLREAPHGVDLGPLQPCLLGRLRTKDRRIHLAPEPLLADVQRLREAFPEGAPAVGGEGELLLIGRRHLRDNNSWLHNVPGLLKGKPRCTLMVHPQDASRLGLVDGEGAVVSSRVGEVTVPVAVTDEVMPGVVSLPHGYGHQRSGTRLQVAAAHAGASQNDLTDDRALDAVSGNAAFNGTPVRVRKALAPAPAIPAA, from the coding sequence ATGAGCGCCACCACGTCCCGGGTCCACTTCCGTACGTGCAATCTCTGCGAGGCCATGTGTGGTCTCCGCATCGAATTGGAGGGCGAGAGAATCACCGCCATCCGAGGCGACGACGAGGACCCATTCAGTCGGGGGCATGTCTGTCCCAAGGCGCTGGCGCTGAAGGACCTGCACGAGGACCCGGACCGGCTGCGCCACCCGCTGAGGCGCACGGCCACGGGCTGGGAGCGGGTGTCCTGGGACTCGGCCCTCGACGAGGCGGCGCGGCGGCTGCACGAGGTGCAACGCCGGTACGGCAGGAACTCGGTGGCCTCGTACCTGGGCAACCCCAACGTCCACAACCTGGGCAGCATGTTGTTCGGGCCGCAGCTGGTGCGGGCGCTGCGCTCGCGCAACCGCTTCTCCGCCACGTCGGTGGACCAGCTCCCCCACCAGCTCGTGTCGTACTTCATGTTCGGGCACCAGCTGCTGGTGCCCATCCCGGACCTCGACCGGACGCGCTTCATGCTCGTCATGGGCGCCAACCCGCTGGCATCCAATGGCAGCCTCATGTCGGCCCCGGACGTGCGCGCGCGCCTGCGCGCCATCCAGCAGCGCGGAGGCCGGCTGGTGGTGGTGGACCCGCGCCGGACGGAGACGGCGGCCATCGCGGACGCGCACCTGTTCATCCGCCCCGGCACGGACGCGCTGGCGCTGCTCGCGCTCTTGCACGTCGTGCTGTTGGAGTCGCCGCCGAGGCCCGGTCCGCTCGACGCGCACCTGGACGGACTGGAGGCCGTGCGCGCCGTGGCGCGGGAGTTCCCGCCGGAGCGCGTGGCCGGGACCACGGGCATCGCGGCGGACGCGCTGCGCCAGCTCGCGCGCGACTTCCTCGCCGCCGACGGCGCCGTCTGCTACGGGCGCATGGGCCTGTCCACGCAGCCGTTCGGCTCGCTGTGCCAGTGGCTCATCAACGTCCTCAACGCGGTGACGGGGAACCTGGACCGCGAGGGCGGCGCCATGTTCACCCAGCCGGCCTTCGACATCGTCGGCGGGCCCAAGGCGCTGGGCATCAGCCGGGGCAGCTTCGGCCGGTGGAAGAGCCGGGTGCGCGGGCTGCCGGAGTTCGCCGGCGAGCTGCCCGTGGCGGTGCTCGCGGAGGAGATGCTCACCCCGGGCGAGGAGCGCGTGCGCGCGCTGGTCACCGTGGCGGGCAACCCGGTGCTGTCCACGCCCAACGGCCCGCAGCTGGAGCGCGCGCTGGAGGGGCTGGACTTCATGGTGAGCATCGACCCGTACCTCAACGAGACGACGCGCCACGCGCACCTCATCCTGCCGCCCGTCTCCGCGCTGGAGCGGCCCCACTACGACGTGGCCCTCCACGCGCTGGCGGTGCGCAACACCGCGCGCTACGCGCCCGCCCTCTTCGAGCCGGGGAAGGACGCGCGCCACGACTGGGAGATCGCCCTCGCGCTCCAACACCGGCTGGACACGCTGAACCGGGGCCGCCCCTCCGTGCGCGCCACGCTGAAGCACCAGGCGATGAAGCGGCTCGGCCTGGAGCGCGTGCTGGACCTGGGCCTGCGCCTGGGGCCCCACGGCGCCGGCTTCCACCCGCTCAAGCAGGGGCTGACGCTGGCGAAGCTGCGCGAGGCGCCGCACGGCGTGGACCTGGGCCCGCTCCAACCGTGCCTGCTCGGCCGCCTGCGGACGAAGGACCGGCGCATCCACCTGGCGCCCGAGCCGCTGCTCGCGGACGTCCAGCGGCTGCGCGAGGCCTTCCCGGAGGGCGCGCCCGCGGTGGGCGGCGAGGGGGAGCTGCTGCTCATCGGCCGCAGACACCTGCGCGACAACAACTCCTGGCTGCACAACGTGCCCGGCCTGCTCAAGGGCAAGCCGCGCTGCACGCTCATGGTCCACCCCCAGGACGCGTCGCGGCTGGGGCTGGTGGACGGCGAGGGGGCGGTGGTCAGCTCGCGCGTGGGCGAGGTGACGGTGCCCGTGGCGGTGACGGACGAGGTGATGCCCGGCGTGGTGAGCCTGCCGCACGGCTACGGCCACCAGCGCTCGGGCACCCGGCTCCAGGTGGCCGCCGCGCACGCGGGCGCCAGCCAGAACGACCTGACGGACGACCGCGCGCTGGACGCCGTCAGCGGCAACGCCGCCTTCAACGGCACGCCGGTGCGGGTACGGAAGGCACTGGCACCCGCACCCGCCATACCAGCGGCGTGA
- a CDS encoding 3-oxoacyl-ACP synthase III family protein has protein sequence MFLHALGHFHPPNLLTNAFLEELGLETTDAWILERVGIHTRHTVLPLEYIRETRNRDVRAAQEAALFSNAETGRRAAMMALERAGLKPSDIGLVVAGGCSPDECIPAESNRVAQLMGIDAPAVDLQSACSSFCTQLHFLTGMRPERLPEFVLVVNMENSTRVVDYTDRSTAVLWGDGATAAVLSPRAPGRWRVTQTRLAGDPSGADKVRVPRVGHFTQHGAEVQKFAIRRASETLQELRAHYLTSRPGKGMGDVTFIGHQANLRMLESVARRCEVPESRHLFNVNHRGNTGAAGAPGVMSEHWDDPALGDAVVLSVVGSGLTWSGALLERVTSSSP, from the coding sequence ATGTTCCTGCACGCGCTCGGTCACTTCCATCCCCCCAACCTCCTGACCAATGCCTTCCTCGAGGAGCTGGGCCTCGAGACCACGGATGCCTGGATTCTCGAGCGGGTGGGCATCCACACCCGGCACACCGTGCTCCCCCTGGAGTACATCCGGGAGACGCGCAACCGGGACGTGCGCGCCGCGCAGGAGGCGGCCCTCTTCAGCAACGCGGAGACGGGGCGCCGGGCGGCGATGATGGCGCTGGAGCGCGCGGGGTTGAAGCCCTCCGACATCGGCCTGGTGGTGGCGGGTGGGTGCAGTCCGGACGAGTGCATCCCCGCCGAGTCCAACCGCGTGGCGCAGCTGATGGGCATCGACGCCCCGGCGGTGGACCTCCAGAGCGCCTGCTCGTCGTTCTGCACGCAGCTGCACTTCCTGACGGGCATGCGCCCGGAGCGGCTCCCGGAGTTCGTGCTCGTGGTGAACATGGAGAACTCCACCCGCGTGGTGGACTACACGGACCGCTCCACCGCGGTGCTGTGGGGCGATGGCGCCACCGCGGCCGTCCTCTCGCCGCGCGCGCCGGGGCGCTGGCGGGTGACCCAGACGCGGCTGGCGGGGGACCCCTCCGGCGCGGACAAGGTGCGCGTGCCGCGCGTCGGCCACTTCACGCAGCACGGCGCGGAGGTGCAGAAGTTCGCCATCCGCCGCGCCAGCGAGACGCTCCAGGAGCTGCGCGCCCACTACCTGACCTCCCGCCCGGGCAAGGGCATGGGCGATGTCACCTTCATCGGCCACCAGGCGAACCTGCGCATGCTGGAGTCGGTGGCCCGCCGCTGCGAGGTGCCCGAGTCGCGCCACCTCTTCAACGTCAACCACCGCGGCAACACCGGCGCCGCGGGCGCGCCCGGGGTGATGAGCGAGCACTGGGACGACCCGGCGCTGGGCGACGCGGTGGTGCTCAGCGTCGTGGGCAGCGGCCTGACCTGGTCCGGCGCGCTCCTCGAGCGCGTCACCTCCTCGTCACCGTAG
- a CDS encoding chalcone isomerase family protein, with amino-acid sequence MRKQAWTGHARWLVLGLWLVAGAAHAGQKQVGGVRMPDSLTLQGRTVALAHMELHKRFFFKVYVWSLYLEDQPRNASEAIASDSVKRLHFRFLRDISRAQLVDSLRHGLVSRNPHLREGPLAQQLGVMLASLRDVGKGGDLIITYTPDGGLEVGGEASGGVFIPGKSFADALFAVWLDAHPIFPR; translated from the coding sequence ATGAGGAAGCAGGCGTGGACAGGACACGCGCGGTGGCTCGTGCTGGGCTTGTGGCTCGTGGCGGGCGCGGCGCACGCGGGACAGAAGCAGGTGGGCGGCGTCCGCATGCCGGACTCGCTCACGCTCCAGGGGCGCACCGTCGCGCTGGCCCACATGGAGCTGCACAAGCGCTTCTTCTTCAAGGTGTATGTCTGGAGCCTCTACCTGGAGGACCAGCCCCGCAACGCCTCGGAGGCCATCGCCTCCGACTCCGTCAAGCGGCTGCACTTCCGTTTCCTGCGTGACATCAGCCGCGCCCAGCTCGTCGACAGCCTCCGCCACGGCCTGGTGTCCCGCAACCCGCACCTGCGCGAGGGCCCCCTGGCCCAGCAGCTCGGCGTCATGCTCGCCTCGCTGCGCGACGTGGGGAAGGGCGGTGACCTCATCATCACCTACACGCCGGACGGCGGCCTCGAGGTCGGCGGCGAGGCCAGCGGCGGCGTCTTCATCCCCGGCAAGTCCTTCGCCGACGCCCTCTTCGCCGTCTGGCTCGACGCGCACCCCATCTTCCCGCGCTGA